The Deinococcus detaillensis genome contains a region encoding:
- a CDS encoding LysR family transcriptional regulator — MSNEKLPKAAPRFAELPTEGRSAITLAQLRLFVAVSDEGSFSAAAAGLGMSQSSLSEGVRALEAALGHSVLLRTRSGVTLTPAGQQVIGYARDALMAVQDLQLAANPSRTLSGQLTVTTYRSIGQQLLAPALGRLHTAHPDLHIRVLDAVRDGAGGVKFISSGEADVGLIEAPSDPGLLFEALLRDPYLAVLPAKQAGPLTWESLKSQPLLLPPLSSPANQPVLAFLRRHQALSRNITEVDEDDVILSMVEYGLGITIFPRLAIGTLSRSLMTAALPEPLERVIGLVIRPGRAALPHVRALSEAVRAQLAERKTEESGV, encoded by the coding sequence GTGTCCAACGAGAAACTGCCCAAAGCCGCCCCGCGTTTTGCCGAACTGCCTACCGAGGGCCGCTCCGCCATCACTTTGGCGCAATTGCGGCTGTTCGTGGCCGTCTCGGACGAGGGCAGTTTCTCGGCGGCGGCAGCGGGCTTGGGCATGTCGCAAAGCAGCCTCAGCGAAGGCGTCAGGGCGCTGGAAGCGGCGCTGGGCCACAGCGTCTTGCTACGAACCCGCAGCGGCGTGACCCTGACGCCTGCTGGGCAGCAGGTGATCGGCTACGCCCGCGACGCGCTGATGGCGGTGCAAGATTTGCAACTGGCGGCCAATCCCTCGCGCACCCTCAGCGGTCAACTGACGGTCACGACTTACCGCAGCATCGGTCAGCAGCTGTTGGCTCCGGCGCTGGGCCGTTTGCACACTGCCCACCCCGATTTGCATATTCGGGTGCTGGACGCGGTGCGCGACGGCGCGGGCGGCGTCAAATTCATCAGCAGCGGTGAGGCCGACGTGGGCCTGATCGAAGCGCCCAGCGACCCTGGACTGCTCTTCGAAGCCTTGCTGCGCGATCCTTACCTCGCCGTGCTGCCTGCCAAGCAGGCTGGGCCGCTGACCTGGGAAAGTCTCAAGTCCCAGCCGCTGCTGCTGCCGCCGCTCAGCAGTCCGGCCAATCAACCGGTGTTGGCATTTTTGAGGCGGCACCAAGCGCTCAGCCGTAACATCACCGAAGTCGACGAAGACGATGTGATTCTCTCGATGGTCGAGTACGGGCTGGGCATCACTATTTTTCCGCGCTTGGCGATTGGCACACTCAGCCGCTCGCTCATGACTGCCGCCCTGCCCGAACCGCTCGAACGGGTCATCGGGCTGGTCATCAGGCCGGGACGCGCCGCTTTACCGCACGTTCGGGCGCTCTCAGAAGCGGTACGCGCTCAGTTGGCGGAGCGCAAAACAGAGGAGTCAGGAGTCTAA